From the genome of Hydrogenophilus thermoluteolus, one region includes:
- a CDS encoding LexA family protein, producing the protein MYSTGFPSPAEHEWEKPLSLDRYLIAHPLATFFMRVGGDSLIAHGIHPGDILIVDRAVTPKVGDWVIAVEAGSFAVRCVERGQPLMVWGVVVGIARKLR; encoded by the coding sequence ATGTACAGTACCGGTTTTCCATCGCCTGCGGAGCACGAGTGGGAAAAACCCCTCAGTCTCGATCGTTACCTGATCGCGCATCCGCTGGCAACCTTTTTCATGCGTGTCGGGGGAGATTCCCTGATCGCGCACGGAATCCACCCAGGCGACATCTTGATCGTCGATCGCGCCGTGACACCCAAGGTCGGCGATTGGGTGATCGCAGTGGAAGCGGGGTCGTTTGCCGTACGCTGTGTCGAACGGGGACAACCCCTCATGGTCTGGGGCGTGGTGGTCGGCATCGCACGCAAGCTTCGCTAG
- the tatB gene encoding Sec-independent protein translocase protein TatB — MFDIGFSELVLIALVALIVLGPERLPKVARTVGHLLGRMQRYASSVKADIEREIQLEELKKLETQIQAQARAFESEMQQQLAQVQSSVQDAKKTLDEAEMTALAGEPDVSTVKSDATTAKSAPASALAATQITATGSLPEPPPVTAATEVPIPPAEALNRNTAAPTPKASTSPPNDSSAEVEASPTSLEPPSVESAKTLLNNGLRR; from the coding sequence ATGTTCGATATCGGCTTCTCCGAGCTCGTTCTCATTGCGCTGGTCGCGTTGATCGTGCTGGGGCCAGAGCGTCTGCCCAAGGTGGCGCGCACCGTCGGCCACCTGTTGGGGCGGATGCAGCGCTATGCATCCAGCGTCAAAGCGGACATCGAACGCGAAATCCAACTCGAAGAACTCAAAAAACTGGAAACACAGATCCAGGCGCAAGCGCGTGCTTTCGAAAGCGAAATGCAGCAACAGCTTGCGCAAGTGCAGTCGAGCGTGCAGGATGCCAAAAAAACGCTCGACGAAGCAGAGATGACAGCGCTTGCCGGGGAACCGGACGTCTCCACTGTGAAGTCGGACGCTACGACCGCAAAAAGCGCACCGGCTTCCGCTCTTGCTGCTACCCAGATCACCGCAACCGGTTCCTTGCCGGAGCCGCCACCCGTAACGGCCGCAACCGAGGTGCCCATCCCCCCGGCAGAAGCCCTCAACCGAAACACAGCAGCACCCACGCCGAAAGCGTCAACATCGCCTCCCAACGACTCGTCTGCCGAAGTCGAGGCTTCGCCCACTTCCCTCGAACCCCCGTCTGTCGAATCCGCGAAGACGTTGCTCAATAACGGGTTGCGTCGATGA
- the tatC gene encoding twin-arginine translocase subunit TatC: protein MNEQQETFISHLVELRDRLLRAALAVILTAVVLLPWANFWYDLLALPMIQTLPQGTTMIATGVVTPFFVPVKVTLLLAFLVSLPYVLYQIWAFVAPGLYAHEKRLILPLIVTSSLLFLLGMAFCYFFVFKTVFRFIADFAPQSVQLAPDIEQYLSFVMTMFVAFGVAFEVPVAVALLARMGVVEHEQLVAARPYVIVGAFVIAAIVTPPDVISQLMLAVPIILLYELGLLYVRFTAKRQQESETEEGLPVPTYQAPTEADLDRELDQLEKIDGKKT from the coding sequence ATGAACGAGCAACAAGAAACTTTCATTTCGCATCTCGTCGAGTTGCGCGACCGGCTGCTGCGCGCTGCGCTCGCTGTGATCCTTACGGCTGTCGTGCTGTTGCCATGGGCGAATTTCTGGTACGACCTGTTGGCATTGCCGATGATCCAAACGCTGCCGCAGGGAACGACGATGATCGCAACCGGTGTTGTCACGCCGTTCTTCGTCCCCGTAAAAGTCACGCTCTTGTTGGCGTTCCTCGTTTCGTTGCCTTATGTGCTCTATCAGATCTGGGCGTTCGTCGCGCCAGGGCTCTACGCGCACGAAAAGCGGTTGATCCTACCGCTTATCGTAACCTCGTCGCTGCTCTTCCTTTTGGGCATGGCGTTTTGTTACTTCTTCGTCTTCAAAACGGTTTTTCGCTTCATCGCCGATTTCGCACCGCAAAGCGTCCAGCTTGCGCCGGACATCGAACAGTACCTGAGCTTTGTGATGACGATGTTCGTCGCGTTCGGCGTCGCGTTCGAAGTGCCGGTTGCCGTCGCACTTCTGGCGCGCATGGGCGTCGTCGAGCATGAGCAACTGGTTGCCGCACGACCCTACGTGATCGTCGGCGCGTTCGTGATCGCCGCGATCGTCACGCCACCCGACGTGATCTCGCAACTCATGCTCGCCGTGCCCATCATTTTGCTCTACGAACTGGGGCTCCTCTACGTGCGTTTCACCGCGAAACGCCAACAAGAAAGCGAAACGGAAGAGGGCCTCCCGGTTCCAACCTATCAAGCACCAACGGAGGCCGACTTGGATCGCGAACTCGATCAGCTGGAGAAAATTGACGGTAAGAAAACGTAA
- a CDS encoding HlyD family secretion protein, producing MFGQPLLAQHQTGPRIRFRAALVAAVFCASWLGSSVAADTTETPTPWQRLKARLIERGWLRGQTAEHVPIGNGRLELRQYDLASKIPGKVISVTVREGDWVEKDQLLVTLDSNELKAQREALEAQVTVAERAYAEAQAARRKAAADLELARASYQRTQELRQQKFASADQLDRARTAWINAQTALDLAEKRVALAAAQVDAAKAQLNVIDSKLADTQVLSPIAGRVLKRYVLPGEVVPAGATLISLVDPLDLYIDIFLTPAQMRDVALGQPAEIAPEGWPADRVIPARVVFVSPEAQFTPKFVETADERAKLSFRVRVAADAQWLAQHRDALFGGLPAVARILVTEGTAKPRHDDDAR from the coding sequence ATGTTCGGTCAACCCCTCTTGGCGCAACATCAAACCGGCCCGCGCATCCGGTTCCGTGCCGCGCTGGTCGCGGCGGTGTTCTGTGCTTCTTGGCTCGGTTCTTCCGTAGCCGCCGATACCACTGAGACTCCGACCCCATGGCAACGGCTCAAAGCGCGACTGATCGAACGCGGCTGGCTGCGCGGTCAAACCGCTGAGCATGTACCCATAGGAAACGGCCGGCTCGAACTGCGCCAGTATGACCTGGCGAGCAAAATTCCCGGAAAAGTTATTTCGGTGACCGTACGCGAAGGCGACTGGGTCGAGAAAGATCAACTTCTGGTCACGCTCGATAGCAACGAACTGAAAGCGCAACGCGAAGCTCTGGAAGCGCAAGTGACCGTTGCCGAACGCGCCTACGCCGAAGCCCAAGCAGCACGCCGCAAAGCAGCAGCCGATTTGGAACTGGCGCGCGCAAGCTACCAACGTACACAAGAGTTACGGCAACAGAAATTCGCCTCGGCAGATCAGCTCGACCGTGCCCGTACCGCGTGGATCAACGCCCAAACCGCGCTCGACCTCGCAGAGAAACGGGTGGCACTTGCTGCCGCGCAGGTCGACGCGGCCAAAGCGCAGCTCAACGTCATCGACAGCAAGCTGGCCGACACCCAAGTGTTGAGCCCGATCGCGGGGCGGGTGCTCAAGCGCTACGTGCTCCCTGGTGAGGTGGTTCCCGCCGGTGCTACCCTGATTTCCCTCGTAGACCCGCTCGATCTCTACATCGACATCTTTTTGACCCCCGCCCAAATGCGCGATGTCGCGCTGGGGCAGCCCGCAGAGATCGCACCCGAAGGTTGGCCAGCCGATCGCGTCATCCCCGCGCGTGTCGTGTTCGTCTCTCCCGAAGCGCAATTCACCCCCAAATTTGTCGAAACCGCAGACGAACGCGCCAAACTGAGCTTCCGCGTGCGGGTAGCGGCCGACGCGCAGTGGCTTGCGCAGCATCGGGATGCCCTTTTCGGGGGGCTTCCGGCGGTCGCCCGCATTCTGGTCACCGAAGGAACGGCGAAACCGCGACACGACGACGATGCACGCTGA
- the tatA gene encoding Sec-independent protein translocase subunit TatA, with amino-acid sequence MGSFSIWHWLVVLLIVILVFGTKKLRNIGHDLGSAIRGFKEGMKSGEAEAEEKGGTVVAKTEAQPSATASSAHPSSTANAAGSSAAEKDATVIEGQIREKSSS; translated from the coding sequence ATGGGTTCCTTCAGCATTTGGCACTGGCTGGTCGTTCTGCTCATCGTCATCTTGGTGTTTGGCACCAAGAAGTTGCGCAATATCGGCCACGATTTGGGTAGCGCGATTCGCGGTTTCAAAGAGGGAATGAAGAGCGGCGAAGCCGAAGCCGAAGAAAAAGGTGGCACAGTCGTCGCGAAAACAGAGGCGCAACCCTCTGCAACTGCGTCTTCCGCGCACCCCTCAAGCACCGCGAACGCGGCAGGCAGTTCTGCTGCTGAGAAAGACGCAACGGTCATCGAAGGCCAGATTCGCGAAAAAAGCTCTTCCTGA
- a CDS encoding Y-family DNA polymerase, translating into MTQPTIWALVDCNNFYVSCERLFNPKLEGRPVVVLSNNDGCVVARSNEAKALGVHMGQPWFELEPSAAQLGIVALSSNYTLYGDLSNRVMALLATLAPRQEVYSIDECFLDFSLFPPEARIAHGKRIRREIRRQLGLPVCVGIGPTKTLAKLANACAKKGWAGEGGVCDLSTWGNAARDALLNTIPVDEVWGVGKRLARQLAAVGITTAGALAAADPTWVRRRFSVVLARTAQELRGEPALEWAEAPIVQKQLVVSRSFGTRVTSLETLGSALTAFATAASEKLRAHGWLAREVGCFLETNPFDPGHYYHPFSSEPLPLPCDDAITLAKTANRLAARLFRPGYRYKKAGVVLFELIPNGTWQPDLFTAELLPRWAERQQTMAALDAINRRFGRNTVTLAAAYQRGWQMRQTRRSPNYTTDWRALPVV; encoded by the coding sequence ATGACGCAACCAACCATCTGGGCGCTCGTCGATTGCAACAACTTCTACGTCTCCTGTGAACGCCTCTTCAACCCGAAACTCGAAGGGCGGCCAGTCGTGGTATTGTCGAACAACGACGGCTGCGTGGTCGCCCGCAGCAACGAAGCCAAAGCGCTCGGCGTTCACATGGGGCAGCCGTGGTTCGAATTGGAACCCAGCGCGGCGCAGCTGGGCATCGTAGCGCTGTCGTCGAATTACACCCTCTATGGCGACCTGTCGAATCGCGTGATGGCGCTCTTAGCAACGCTCGCGCCACGGCAAGAGGTCTATTCGATCGACGAATGCTTTCTCGACTTTTCCCTGTTTCCACCCGAAGCGCGCATCGCGCACGGCAAACGAATCCGACGCGAAATCCGCCGTCAGCTTGGGCTACCGGTTTGCGTCGGCATCGGTCCTACGAAGACCCTTGCGAAACTCGCCAACGCCTGTGCGAAAAAGGGCTGGGCAGGCGAGGGCGGTGTTTGTGACCTGAGCACGTGGGGAAACGCCGCCCGCGATGCGCTTCTCAACACGATCCCGGTCGACGAAGTCTGGGGCGTTGGCAAGCGTCTGGCCCGGCAATTGGCTGCAGTGGGAATCACCACAGCCGGCGCGCTCGCCGCTGCGGACCCAACTTGGGTGCGGCGCCGCTTTTCCGTGGTCCTGGCGCGCACCGCCCAGGAACTACGCGGTGAACCGGCGCTCGAATGGGCAGAGGCCCCGATCGTCCAGAAGCAACTGGTCGTTTCCCGCTCGTTCGGTACGCGCGTGACCTCACTCGAAACGCTAGGATCCGCACTCACCGCGTTCGCGACCGCAGCCAGTGAAAAGCTCCGCGCCCACGGCTGGTTGGCTCGGGAAGTGGGGTGTTTCCTCGAGACCAATCCGTTCGATCCCGGGCACTATTACCATCCGTTCTCGAGCGAACCGTTGCCGCTGCCGTGTGACGATGCGATCACGCTCGCCAAAACCGCCAACCGGCTTGCGGCGCGCCTTTTTCGCCCCGGTTACCGCTACAAAAAAGCAGGCGTGGTCCTGTTCGAACTCATCCCCAACGGAACGTGGCAACCCGACCTCTTCACCGCTGAACTCCTTCCGCGTTGGGCTGAGCGGCAACAAACGATGGCAGCGCTTGATGCGATCAACCGCCGCTTCGGCCGCAACACCGTGACCCTTGCCGCAGCGTACCAGCGTGGCTGGCAGATGCGGCAAACCCGACGCTCGCCCAATTACACCACCGATTGGCGTGCGTTGCCGGTGGTGTGA
- a CDS encoding ABC transporter permease, which yields MANDETVSLLRPVLALIAKELQSLGRDRVLLVLIVWAFTGAIYAAATGVSKELHNAPIAIVDHDHSALSARIAAAIRLPQFLPPRFINWDEVDLLLDRGEVSFVLVIPPDFQADLIARRPTEIALWIDATVMTQAFLGQTYLTQIVSETIRQWAEGQALLPPQPVDLVVRVRFNPNLTGLWFGGVMEIINMVTILTVVLVGAALIREREHGTIEHLLVLPLHPWQILVAKIVANGIVVLIGVSISLWLVVQGVLGVPITAASVLRFLVAAAFFQFAAASLGVLLATIARSMPQFGLLVILVVIPLQLLSGAVTPRESMPELVQQIMLAAPNTYFVRLAQGLLYRNVPLSSVWLDLAMTLLLGAFFFTIALKRFRASLR from the coding sequence ATGGCGAACGACGAAACGGTTTCCCTCCTCCGACCGGTCCTTGCGCTGATCGCCAAAGAGCTGCAAAGTCTGGGGCGAGACCGCGTACTGCTCGTGCTCATCGTTTGGGCCTTCACCGGCGCAATCTACGCTGCCGCTACTGGCGTTTCCAAAGAGTTGCACAACGCGCCGATCGCGATCGTCGACCACGACCACTCTGCGCTCTCGGCGCGCATCGCTGCAGCGATACGCCTGCCCCAGTTTCTTCCTCCGCGGTTTATCAACTGGGACGAGGTCGATTTGCTCCTGGATCGCGGCGAGGTCAGTTTCGTGCTGGTCATTCCTCCTGATTTCCAGGCCGATCTCATTGCCCGCCGTCCCACCGAAATCGCCCTGTGGATCGACGCGACGGTGATGACCCAAGCATTTCTGGGGCAGACCTATCTCACACAAATCGTCAGCGAGACGATTCGCCAATGGGCCGAGGGACAGGCGCTGCTGCCGCCGCAACCGGTCGACTTGGTGGTGCGGGTTCGTTTCAACCCCAATCTGACCGGCCTGTGGTTCGGCGGTGTGATGGAGATCATCAACATGGTGACGATCCTCACCGTGGTCCTGGTGGGGGCGGCGCTGATCCGCGAACGGGAACACGGTACGATCGAACACCTCTTGGTGCTGCCGCTCCACCCGTGGCAGATCCTGGTGGCGAAGATCGTCGCAAACGGCATCGTGGTGCTGATCGGTGTTTCGATTTCGCTGTGGCTGGTCGTTCAGGGGGTGCTGGGGGTTCCCATCACCGCGGCGAGTGTGCTGCGCTTTCTCGTCGCCGCTGCGTTTTTCCAGTTTGCCGCCGCTTCATTGGGCGTTTTGTTGGCAACCATTGCCCGTTCGATGCCGCAGTTCGGGCTCTTGGTGATCTTGGTGGTGATTCCGTTACAACTGCTTTCCGGTGCGGTCACGCCGCGCGAAAGCATGCCGGAATTGGTGCAGCAGATCATGCTCGCCGCGCCCAACACCTACTTCGTCCGCTTGGCGCAAGGGTTGCTTTATCGGAACGTGCCGCTAAGCAGTGTTTGGCTGGACCTTGCGATGACACTGCTGCTGGGCGCGTTCTTTTTCACGATAGCACTCAAGCGATTCCGCGCGAGCTTGCGCTAA
- the rbbA gene encoding ribosome-associated ATPase/putative transporter RbbA: MHAEAATDQPLIVLRNVTHRYGETVALSVPELTLPPARTYGVIGPDGVGKSTLLGLLATAKRLQHGTIRFDGYDLHVRQDRQRLQERIAYMPQGLGKNLYPTLSVWENVTHFADLFALTEPYRSQTIERLLTATDLWRFRDRPAGKLSGGMKQKLSLCCALINDPDWLILDEPTTGVDPLSRRRFWNLITQFQAERPQLRVIVATAYMEEAERFAHLLALYGGRIIGQGDAEALKQATHTQSLEAAFARLMTHAHDDRTVSRTPSSETASITPREAHEEAPSTADERPIVIAAEGLTQRFGDFTAVDHVSFAIREGEIFGFLGSNGCGKTTTMKMLTGLLPPTEGESRLFGKPLAPNDLATRRLVGYMTQQFSLYQELSVEPNLWLHARIFQMPEHEAHERIESLLSQFDLTRYRDHTAESLPLGVKQRLSLAVAVLHRPKILILDEPTSGVDPVARDQFWALLYTLSRRERVTIFLSTHFMNEAMRCDRISLMHAGKVLIQDTPDRIIAHYQADSLETAFIRALEAEEAQRGEAAPPTARVQNENPSPARMAEQAPNRIEPQRQSTDSDSMRRRQPRFSLRRLASVAKRESRELMRDPIRLLFALLGAVVLMFVLASGISLDVDRLPVVVYDADQSTESHDYIAQLDATREFEVIGTAPTLDALQAALQNGSAAVGYAFPPGFGADLHRGRRVELGVWIDGSMPFRGETARGYALAVHQAILAQWQQLSRGVDATLPIQLAVRYRYNPELRSVNAMAPAVIPLLLIFIPAILTALAVVREKELGSIVNLYVTPLRRAEFLVGKQLPYIAVSFVAFLLLLVQTRWGYGVPLKGDLLFLAAATLLYLLATTSFGLLISTVTRTQVAALFGTAILTMLPSIEFSGLTTPVSASEGIARWIGEGFPVSHYLTISRGVITKALDGETLAHELIWLALFTLVTSAVAIWRLPKQEA, encoded by the coding sequence ATGCACGCTGAGGCAGCTACCGACCAACCTCTCATCGTTCTGCGCAACGTCACGCACCGCTACGGTGAGACGGTCGCCCTGTCCGTTCCCGAGCTGACGCTCCCTCCTGCACGCACCTATGGCGTGATCGGACCCGACGGGGTGGGCAAATCGACCCTGTTGGGACTTTTGGCAACGGCAAAGCGGCTGCAACACGGGACCATTCGCTTCGACGGTTACGATCTGCACGTGCGGCAGGATCGGCAGCGTCTTCAAGAACGCATCGCGTACATGCCTCAGGGGCTCGGTAAAAATCTCTACCCCACCCTCTCCGTTTGGGAAAACGTCACCCATTTTGCCGATCTCTTCGCGCTCACGGAGCCGTACCGCTCACAAACGATCGAACGCCTGCTCACCGCCACTGATCTCTGGCGCTTTCGCGACCGCCCCGCGGGAAAACTCTCCGGCGGGATGAAGCAGAAGCTCTCGCTCTGTTGTGCGCTCATCAACGATCCCGATTGGCTGATCCTCGACGAACCCACCACCGGGGTCGACCCCCTCTCCCGCCGCCGTTTCTGGAACTTGATCACACAGTTTCAGGCAGAACGGCCGCAACTGCGCGTGATCGTCGCCACCGCGTACATGGAAGAGGCAGAACGGTTTGCGCACCTGTTGGCGCTTTATGGCGGTCGGATCATCGGTCAAGGAGACGCGGAAGCGCTCAAGCAGGCGACACACACACAGTCGCTCGAGGCCGCATTTGCCCGATTGATGACCCATGCGCACGACGACCGCACGGTGTCGCGCACCCCTTCGTCCGAAACCGCATCCATCACACCGCGTGAAGCGCACGAAGAGGCCCCAAGCACTGCAGACGAACGCCCCATCGTCATCGCCGCCGAAGGGCTCACCCAACGGTTCGGCGACTTCACCGCAGTCGATCACGTCTCATTCGCCATTCGCGAAGGCGAAATCTTTGGTTTTCTGGGTTCGAACGGCTGCGGCAAGACCACCACGATGAAGATGCTCACTGGGCTCTTGCCGCCCACCGAGGGGGAGTCTCGCCTTTTTGGCAAGCCGCTCGCACCCAATGATTTGGCCACGCGGCGCCTGGTCGGCTACATGACGCAACAATTTTCCCTCTATCAGGAATTGAGCGTCGAGCCCAACCTGTGGCTGCACGCGCGCATTTTCCAAATGCCGGAACATGAGGCGCACGAACGGATCGAATCCCTCCTCAGTCAATTCGACCTGACCCGCTATCGGGATCACACGGCTGAGTCGCTCCCTTTGGGCGTCAAACAGCGCTTGTCGCTCGCCGTCGCGGTGCTCCACCGACCCAAAATCCTGATCCTCGACGAACCGACCTCGGGCGTCGACCCCGTTGCGCGGGACCAATTTTGGGCGTTGCTCTACACCCTTTCGCGTCGTGAACGGGTAACGATCTTTCTCTCCACCCACTTCATGAACGAAGCGATGCGATGCGACCGCATCTCCTTGATGCACGCTGGCAAGGTTTTGATTCAGGATACGCCAGATCGGATCATCGCGCACTATCAGGCAGATTCGTTGGAAACGGCGTTCATCCGGGCGCTCGAAGCAGAAGAGGCGCAACGGGGCGAAGCGGCGCCACCTACGGCTCGGGTACAGAACGAGAACCCATCCCCGGCGCGTATGGCAGAGCAGGCCCCAAACCGGATCGAGCCTCAGCGGCAATCGACCGATTCGGACTCTATGCGTCGTCGCCAGCCACGTTTTTCCCTCCGGCGACTGGCGAGCGTGGCCAAGCGAGAGTCGCGGGAACTGATGCGGGACCCCATCCGGCTGCTCTTCGCTCTTTTGGGTGCGGTCGTATTGATGTTCGTTTTGGCCAGTGGCATTTCCCTCGATGTCGATCGCCTCCCCGTCGTAGTTTATGACGCCGATCAGAGTACAGAAAGCCACGATTACATCGCGCAACTCGACGCGACACGGGAATTCGAAGTGATCGGCACCGCTCCCACCCTTGATGCGCTCCAGGCTGCGCTTCAGAACGGCAGCGCTGCAGTGGGTTATGCCTTTCCCCCAGGGTTCGGCGCAGATCTTCATCGCGGCAGGCGCGTCGAACTGGGCGTGTGGATCGACGGTTCGATGCCTTTTCGGGGCGAGACCGCGCGAGGGTATGCCCTCGCGGTTCATCAGGCCATCCTCGCGCAATGGCAACAACTGAGCCGCGGTGTCGATGCCACACTTCCGATTCAGCTAGCCGTACGCTATCGCTACAACCCCGAACTGCGTTCGGTGAATGCGATGGCGCCCGCAGTGATCCCCTTGCTGCTCATCTTCATTCCCGCGATCCTCACCGCGCTGGCCGTCGTCCGCGAAAAGGAATTGGGCAGTATCGTGAATCTCTACGTCACACCGCTGCGGCGCGCCGAGTTCCTTGTGGGCAAACAGCTGCCGTACATAGCTGTCTCGTTCGTCGCCTTTTTGCTGCTCCTGGTGCAGACCCGTTGGGGGTATGGGGTTCCCCTCAAAGGAGACCTCCTCTTCCTGGCCGCAGCGACGCTCCTTTACCTTCTGGCGACGACCAGCTTTGGCTTGCTGATCTCGACAGTGACGCGCACGCAGGTGGCCGCGCTCTTTGGCACCGCCATCTTGACGATGCTCCCCAGCATCGAGTTTTCCGGCCTGACCACGCCAGTTTCGGCAAGTGAAGGAATTGCGCGGTGGATCGGAGAAGGCTTTCCGGTCAGCCACTATTTGACGATCAGTCGTGGGGTGATCACCAAAGCGCTCGACGGCGAGACATTGGCCCACGAACTCATCTGGTTGGCGCTCTTTACGCTCGTCACCAGTGCTGTGGCGATCTGGCGCCTGCCCAAGCAGGAAGCGTAA
- a CDS encoding AAA family ATPase: MEKQFNTAGPSKPHLHYMIDPLKRIDLPEVEMLIAQERYFVLHAPRQTGKTTCLLALTDHLNRTGRYRALYANIETAQAARNDVARGITAVASAIARSASIALGNATLDQWLLHGEGQGVAPEELVTRLLTYWSVQEPERPAVLLLDEVDALVGDTLVSLLRQLRAGYTQRPRAFPQSVILCGVRDVRDYRIHTPGQEVITGGSAFNIKAESLRLGNFTFDETKALWLQHTEATGQRFDDAIWEPLWLDTEGQPWLVNALGHECTWKDKTLRADRTAPVTLERYQLARERLIQSRATHLDQLADKLSEPRVHRVIAAILESEADPAALSEEIAPDDLQYVYDLGLIAVRPMVRISNRIYREVIPRELTWTKQVYITHETAWYVDPATHRLQIPKLLTAFQEFFREHSDAWLQGFSYREAGPQLLLQAFLQRIVNGGGRINREYGLGRKRTDLLIEWPLDPDQGLLGPKQKGVIECKLVRNGKNPEAVVTEGIAQVADYADRSGAEEAYLVVFDRRDGIPWEARIWQREYPWPGKPGQTIGVWGM; encoded by the coding sequence ATGGAAAAACAGTTCAACACCGCTGGCCCGTCGAAGCCGCACTTGCACTACATGATCGACCCCCTCAAGCGGATTGACCTCCCTGAGGTGGAGATGCTGATCGCGCAGGAGCGCTACTTTGTGCTGCACGCGCCGCGGCAAACCGGCAAGACCACCTGCCTTTTGGCGCTTACGGATCATCTCAACCGCACAGGACGCTATCGCGCGCTCTACGCCAACATCGAAACCGCGCAAGCGGCACGCAACGATGTGGCGCGCGGCATCACCGCGGTGGCGAGCGCCATCGCCCGCTCAGCGTCGATCGCTTTGGGCAACGCCACCCTCGACCAATGGCTGCTGCACGGAGAAGGGCAGGGCGTCGCACCCGAAGAACTGGTGACTCGTCTGCTCACTTACTGGAGTGTGCAAGAGCCAGAGCGGCCGGCCGTACTCTTGTTGGACGAAGTCGACGCCCTCGTTGGCGACACCCTGGTTTCGCTCCTCAGGCAACTGCGTGCTGGTTACACCCAGCGGCCACGGGCGTTTCCGCAATCGGTGATCCTGTGCGGCGTGCGCGACGTGCGCGACTACCGCATCCACACCCCCGGCCAAGAGGTGATCACCGGCGGTTCGGCGTTCAACATCAAAGCCGAATCGCTGCGTTTGGGAAACTTCACCTTCGACGAAACCAAAGCGCTGTGGTTGCAACACACCGAGGCCACCGGGCAACGCTTCGACGACGCGATCTGGGAGCCCCTCTGGCTCGACACCGAAGGGCAACCGTGGCTCGTCAATGCGCTCGGGCACGAATGCACCTGGAAAGACAAAACGCTACGCGCCGACCGGACGGCGCCGGTGACGCTCGAACGCTACCAACTGGCACGCGAACGGCTCATCCAATCGCGCGCGACCCACCTCGACCAGCTCGCCGACAAACTCTCCGAGCCGCGGGTTCATCGGGTGATCGCGGCGATCCTCGAAAGCGAAGCCGACCCGGCGGCGCTCTCGGAAGAGATCGCCCCGGACGATCTGCAATACGTCTATGACCTGGGGCTGATTGCGGTGCGGCCGATGGTGCGCATCAGCAACCGCATCTACCGCGAAGTGATCCCACGCGAACTCACCTGGACCAAACAGGTCTATATCACCCACGAAACGGCGTGGTACGTCGACCCAGCCACCCACCGCCTGCAGATCCCGAAACTCCTCACCGCGTTCCAAGAGTTTTTCCGCGAACACTCCGACGCGTGGCTGCAAGGCTTCTCCTATCGCGAAGCAGGCCCGCAACTCCTGTTGCAAGCCTTCTTGCAACGCATCGTCAATGGCGGCGGGCGTATCAACCGCGAATACGGGCTGGGACGCAAACGCACCGACCTCTTGATCGAATGGCCGCTCGACCCTGACCAAGGGTTGTTGGGACCGAAACAAAAAGGGGTGATCGAATGCAAACTCGTACGCAACGGCAAAAACCCGGAGGCAGTCGTGACCGAGGGAATTGCCCAAGTAGCCGACTACGCCGACCGTTCGGGGGCCGAGGAAGCCTATCTGGTGGTATTCGACCGCCGCGACGGCATCCCGTGGGAAGCGCGCATCTGGCAGCGCGAATACCCGTGGCCCGGAAAACCGGGGCAAACGATCGGCGTGTGGGGGATGTAG
- a CDS encoding histidine triad nucleotide-binding protein gives MSDTQFDANCIFCKIVKGEIPAKKVYEDDYAVVFHDINPQAEVHLLAIPKRHIVSTKELTDAETETIGRVMVAATKAALALGLDDGWRTIINTGRIGRQEVMHLHVHILGGSKVLPAMVKW, from the coding sequence ATGAGCGATACGCAGTTCGACGCCAATTGCATCTTCTGTAAGATCGTCAAAGGGGAAATTCCCGCGAAAAAGGTCTATGAGGACGACTACGCCGTCGTTTTTCACGACATCAACCCGCAAGCCGAAGTGCACCTCTTGGCGATTCCGAAACGCCACATCGTCTCGACCAAAGAACTCACCGACGCCGAGACCGAAACGATCGGTCGCGTGATGGTGGCCGCCACCAAAGCGGCGCTCGCGTTGGGACTCGACGACGGTTGGCGTACGATCATCAATACGGGTCGCATCGGGCGGCAAGAGGTGATGCACCTGCACGTCCATATTTTGGGCGGCAGCAAGGTATTGCCAGCGATGGTCAAATGGTAA